The genomic segment CCGTGTTGCCGCATGGTACTCCGATGGGCGAGACGTCAATGCTCTGCTGCCTGTCTTGAGCACCTACCTCGGTCATGTCTCGGTCGAGAACACACGACGGTACCTGGTCGCCAACGGCGTGCTGTTGGAGCAAGCCGGAGCTCGATTCGAGCAGAAGACCTGTGCACTCGAGGAGGTGCTCTCGTGAAGCATGGCAAGCTCCCTGTCATTTCCCTCCAGAGGCTCGTCCAGGACTTCTTCGAGAAGTATCTGACCGTGGAGCGCCACGTCAGCCGCCACACGGTGCTGGCCTACCGTGACGGCCTCAAGCTGTTCCTCCGGCATGCTGCCGAACGGTTCGGGTGCACGGTCGATCGGCTCGAACACGCAACCCTCGACGTCGAAGTCGTCCGATCCTTCCTCGGCTGGCTCAAAACGCAACGCAGGTGCGGGGCACGCACGCGCAACCAACGGCTGGCCGCCATCAAATCCTTTGCCTGCTACGTCGCCTCCGTCGCTCCCGAACACCTGGAACGTTGCCGCAGAATCCGTGAGATGCGACCCGCCCGCGTCGAGCATCCGGAGATCGAGTACCTCGACGACGACGAAGTCCTCACGCTGTTCCGGGCGATCGACCCCATCACCGGTCATCGCGACCAGGCGCTGCTCCTGCTGCTCTACAACACCGGCGCCCGTGTCCAGGAGATCGTCGACCTCGACATCTCCGATGTGCGGCGCGACCCCGTCGCTCTGATCACCTTGCAGGGCAAGGGGCGCAAACAGCGGACCTGTCCGCTGTGGCCGAGGACGGTCAACGCCATCGATGCCTGGCTTGCAGAGCGTGACACCGACAGTGGCCCGCTCTTCCTGAACGCTCACCACCGCCGGCTCAGTCGCTCAGGCGTTGCCCACATCCTACGGACACTCGCCCAGCGTGCTGAGCTCTGTCCCCGACACGCCAAACGCGTCACACCGCACGTCATTCGCCACACGACCGCGATGCACTTGCTCCAATCTGGCGTCGACATCACCACCATCGCCGCCTGGCTCGGCCACTCCCAGATCACCACCACGCATGCCTACGTCGAAATCAACCTGCGCATGAAGCAGAAAGCCATCGCTGTGGCGGATACGTTACCCGAGCTCAACCAAGGAACTTTTCCCCAAGACGACCTCCTGACCTGGCTTGCCGCCCTCGGCCGGTCAAGTAGTTATGTGCAGGAGCCGCCGCCGATGGCACCGCTAGCCTTCAGCCGAAGCTCTCCACTCCACATAACCGGCAGCTGCACATAACATGCTTTATGTGCAGCTGCACATAAGGCATGAATAGCTATGATAATGATGACGAAGGCTCGGCATGCAGACCGTTCAGATGACCCTCGATGAAGAGCTGGTCGCCGAAGTCGACCGGGCGATCAAGGGGCTGGGTACGACTCGCTCGGCGTTCACCCGGGAGGCGCTGCGCTTCGCTCTGGCGAGGCTCCGCGAGCAAGAGCTGGAGCGCCGGCATCGGGAAGGCTACGAGAAGTTCCCGGTCGAGCCGGGTGAGTTCAGCGACTGGGAAGGCGAGCAGGCGTGGGTCGACTGATGCGCCGGGGAGAGGTTCGCTGGTATCGATTCGTGCGGCCCGACAAGAAGCGACCGGTCGTCATCCTGACCCGCGACTCGGCCCTCGGTTTTCTGGGTGAGGTGACGGTCGCGCCCCGGTCACCTCGCGAATCCGCGAGATACCGACGGAGGTCGGGCTGGACGACCGGGATGGCATGCCGCG from the bacterium genome contains:
- a CDS encoding site-specific integrase; its protein translation is MKHGKLPVISLQRLVQDFFEKYLTVERHVSRHTVLAYRDGLKLFLRHAAERFGCTVDRLEHATLDVEVVRSFLGWLKTQRRCGARTRNQRLAAIKSFACYVASVAPEHLERCRRIREMRPARVEHPEIEYLDDDEVLTLFRAIDPITGHRDQALLLLLYNTGARVQEIVDLDISDVRRDPVALITLQGKGRKQRTCPLWPRTVNAIDAWLAERDTDSGPLFLNAHHRRLSRSGVAHILRTLAQRAELCPRHAKRVTPHVIRHTTAMHLLQSGVDITTIAAWLGHSQITTTHAYVEINLRMKQKAIAVADTLPELNQGTFPQDDLLTWLAALGRSSSYVQEPPPMAPLAFSRSSPLHITGSCT
- a CDS encoding ribbon-helix-helix protein, CopG family gives rise to the protein MQTVQMTLDEELVAEVDRAIKGLGTTRSAFTREALRFALARLREQELERRHREGYEKFPVEPGEFSDWEGEQAWVD